The segment CCGACAGGAGCCGACTCCGCGTCTTCGCGGAGGACTACGGCCTGCTCGTCGTCGCTGGCGCGTTCTTCCTCGCGGGCATCGCGGGTATCGCGCTGTTCGTCTGGGGCGACGAGGCGCTGGCGCGGTCGCTCATCGACCGCTACGGGCTGGCCGCGCTGTTCGCCATCTTCGTGCTGGAGGGAGCGATGCTGCTGTACTTCGCGCCGAGCGAGGCGCTGGTGCCGGTGAGCATCGGCGTGCTCGCGGGCGGCGGCGAGAACGTGGCGATGGTGGCGCTCATCCTCGCCATCGCCGTGGCGGGCGCGACCACCGGCCAGACGCTGCTGTTCCTGCTCGCCCAGCGCGGGGGGCGGGAGTGGCTGCTGGAG is part of the Haloarchaeobius litoreus genome and harbors:
- a CDS encoding DedA family protein: MTDERADGGYDTAESTDRSRLRVFAEDYGLLVVAGAFFLAGIAGIALFVWGDEALARSLIDRYGLAALFAIFVLEGAMLLYFAPSEALVPVSIGVLAGGGENVAMVALILAIAVAGATTGQTLLFLLAQRGGREWLLEKPWFRVSEDRLDRFDGWFHRYGRPAVPVSNALLFTRGMLTVPAGVSEMNVREFAALSALGTLVFESWLAAAALLAVELNLFGLF